From one Leptospira dzoumogneensis genomic stretch:
- the sucC gene encoding ADP-forming succinate--CoA ligase subunit beta — MKIHEYQAKEILRRHNAKVPFGVVIDKKEDGAKAHEEVSSKTGASVVVVKAQIHAGGRGKGGGVKVTKTKEDALAAIDKILGMQLITPQTGPEGKKVLKVYLEQGINIAKEFYLSVLLDRAIRKTIIMASTEGGMEIEEVAETHPEKILKIAVDPGIGLQPNQASQLAFDLGLPAESHKSFKALLTSVYNAYIKEDASLLEINPLILTKENEIIAGDCKIDLDENALYRHPENAAFRDISEEDPLEVQASEYNINYVKLDGNIGCMVNGAGLAMATMDIVKLAGAEPANFLDVGGGANVTTVTNGFKLILGDPNVKGIFINIFGGIVRCDRVALGIIEAAKAVNINVPLVVRLKGTNAEEGKKILNESGLNIIGEEDLRTAAKKVADAIK; from the coding sequence ATGAAAATTCACGAGTACCAGGCCAAGGAAATCCTGAGACGCCATAACGCCAAAGTTCCTTTCGGCGTAGTAATTGATAAAAAAGAAGACGGTGCAAAAGCACACGAAGAAGTTTCTTCCAAAACGGGAGCATCTGTAGTAGTCGTAAAAGCCCAAATCCACGCCGGTGGTAGAGGAAAAGGCGGCGGAGTTAAAGTTACCAAAACTAAAGAAGACGCGTTAGCAGCCATCGATAAGATCCTAGGCATGCAGCTCATCACTCCTCAAACTGGACCTGAAGGTAAAAAAGTTTTAAAAGTTTATCTTGAGCAAGGGATCAATATCGCGAAGGAATTTTATTTAAGCGTACTATTAGATCGCGCGATCCGCAAAACGATCATCATGGCTTCTACAGAAGGTGGAATGGAGATCGAAGAAGTTGCGGAAACCCATCCTGAAAAAATCCTGAAGATCGCCGTAGATCCAGGTATCGGATTACAACCGAACCAAGCTTCTCAACTTGCTTTTGATCTTGGACTTCCTGCTGAATCCCATAAATCTTTCAAAGCTCTTCTTACTTCCGTTTATAATGCTTATATTAAAGAAGATGCATCCTTATTAGAGATCAATCCTTTGATCCTTACTAAAGAGAACGAGATCATCGCAGGTGACTGTAAGATCGACTTAGATGAGAACGCTTTATATCGCCATCCGGAAAACGCTGCATTCAGAGACATCTCCGAAGAAGATCCTTTAGAAGTCCAAGCAAGCGAATACAATATCAACTATGTTAAGTTAGATGGAAACATCGGCTGTATGGTGAACGGTGCTGGTCTTGCAATGGCAACCATGGACATCGTTAAACTTGCGGGCGCCGAACCTGCAAACTTCCTAGACGTGGGCGGTGGGGCTAACGTTACCACTGTTACCAACGGATTTAAACTTATCCTGGGAGATCCGAACGTTAAAGGGATCTTCATCAATATCTTCGGAGGGATCGTTCGTTGCGACCGAGTTGCTCTGGGGATCATCGAAGCTGCTAAAGCTGTGAACATTAATGTTCCATTAGTAGTTCGTTTAAAAGGAACCAACGCGGAAGAAGGTAAAAAAATCCTGAACGAATCCGGTCTGAACATCATCGGAGAAGAGGATCTTCGCACCGCGGCTAAAAAAGTGGCAGATGCCATTAAATAA
- the sucD gene encoding succinate--CoA ligase subunit alpha yields the protein MAVLVDSNTRVVVQGITGKEGSFHATQMIEYGTSVVGGVTPGKGGQTVELASKNVPVFNSLKDAIVKEGANASIIFVPPPFAADAILEGIFNEIPLVVCITEGIPTHDMLKVYSALRNSKTRLVGPNCPGVISPKYKVKMGIMPGFIHQAGNVGIVSRSGTLTYESVAQLTQHGLGQSTVIGIGGDPVPGMNHTEAVRLLNEDPETKGIVMIGEIGGTSEEEAAAYIKAHVKKPVVGFIAGQTAPPGKRMGHAGAIISGGMGTASSKMKAMQDAGISVCQSIAEVGEKMKKALG from the coding sequence ATGGCAGTATTAGTAGATAGCAATACAAGAGTTGTAGTTCAAGGGATTACCGGCAAAGAAGGTTCTTTCCACGCGACTCAAATGATAGAATACGGAACTAGCGTTGTAGGAGGAGTAACTCCAGGCAAAGGCGGACAAACAGTAGAACTCGCTAGCAAAAACGTTCCAGTATTCAATAGCTTAAAAGACGCGATCGTTAAAGAAGGAGCAAATGCTTCCATCATTTTCGTTCCGCCTCCATTCGCAGCTGATGCGATCTTAGAAGGTATCTTCAATGAAATCCCTCTTGTGGTTTGTATCACCGAAGGAATTCCAACACACGATATGCTCAAGGTTTATAGTGCACTTCGTAATTCCAAAACCAGACTGGTTGGACCGAACTGCCCTGGTGTGATCTCCCCTAAATACAAAGTTAAAATGGGGATCATGCCCGGTTTTATCCACCAAGCAGGAAACGTAGGGATCGTTTCTCGTTCCGGGACCTTAACTTACGAATCGGTTGCGCAGCTAACCCAACACGGTTTGGGACAATCCACTGTGATCGGTATCGGTGGGGACCCGGTTCCAGGAATGAATCACACAGAAGCAGTTAGACTTCTGAATGAAGATCCTGAAACTAAAGGTATCGTAATGATCGGAGAGATCGGCGGAACTTCCGAAGAAGAAGCTGCCGCTTATATCAAGGCTCATGTTAAAAAACCTGTAGTAGGATTTATCGCAGGCCAAACTGCACCTCCTGGAAAAAGGATGGGACATGCCGGCGCGATCATCAGCGGAGGAATGGGAACAGCTTCTTCCAAGATGAAAGCTATGCAGGACGCAGGTATTTCTGTTTGCCAATCTATCGCCGAAGTCGGCGAAAAAATGAAAAAAGCATTAGGTTAA
- a CDS encoding TolC family protein produces the protein MKLENGNFWTKTISGKTISVFLVSSLILLSGFSGVFSQENKSGKIMKLTTEETVKRALDSNFKLQNLRYELAKTDSSYLKAESQYSWRLVADGSFRQTVLPLNQNNVFTGTKTSDDTIKGGIEKTIRTTGTYFKLEAGNRRFDSNAFEDKSNPLTASFAGLALPPLYTGFITATVSQDLLKNSFGYKGRNQEKILDNQKEMAKSQVSLQISEAIVGSLVDFWDYSVKLQSLKTFRRLKENVSNIRNLTVRKQGLGLSEGFEVNQWNALLAQADSQLETAVVQKDEAKRKLARTLKLESDSDLSEETDLMEEIPEKPDYTKDLEIAYKKRADYLNAVREKEIAELMLKNAKSDQLPALTLSGSASSQAQTITSPDKNFTDATDGVQSARYKDFNGKVSFSYPLFDKGVAAGRRDSEIGVRQATLKENEVKNEVRDDLRGRIDSLEASYKIYKNSIVTEKETQNYYNGVVRSFQQGRADAVAVKNALDTLVRDQLSLTQAKVNFNIDLMRYYIAKNMLLERFDLDAEKLIPHLD, from the coding sequence ATGAAATTAGAAAATGGGAATTTTTGGACCAAAACAATAAGCGGGAAGACAATCTCTGTCTTTCTGGTTTCGAGCCTCATCCTCCTTTCAGGATTTTCCGGAGTATTCTCCCAAGAGAATAAATCCGGAAAGATCATGAAGTTGACTACAGAAGAGACAGTCAAAAGAGCTCTTGATAGTAACTTCAAACTACAAAACCTGAGATACGAATTGGCAAAAACCGATTCAAGCTACTTAAAAGCGGAATCCCAATATTCTTGGAGATTAGTAGCTGACGGAAGTTTCAGACAAACAGTTCTTCCTTTGAACCAGAACAACGTCTTCACCGGAACAAAAACTTCAGATGATACGATCAAAGGGGGGATTGAAAAAACAATCCGTACCACTGGAACCTACTTCAAGTTAGAAGCAGGGAATAGACGATTCGACTCGAACGCTTTCGAGGATAAGAGTAACCCTCTTACTGCAAGTTTCGCGGGACTCGCACTTCCTCCTCTTTATACCGGATTTATCACTGCTACAGTTTCCCAAGACTTATTAAAGAACTCATTCGGTTATAAGGGAAGAAACCAGGAGAAGATCCTGGACAACCAAAAAGAAATGGCGAAAAGCCAGGTCTCTCTTCAGATCTCGGAAGCCATCGTAGGATCTCTTGTCGATTTCTGGGACTATTCGGTTAAATTACAGTCCTTAAAAACATTCCGCAGATTAAAAGAGAACGTAAGCAATATTAGAAATCTAACAGTGCGTAAACAAGGTTTAGGACTTTCGGAAGGATTCGAAGTCAACCAATGGAACGCATTACTCGCGCAGGCAGACAGCCAATTAGAAACTGCAGTCGTTCAAAAAGACGAAGCAAAAAGAAAACTAGCTCGTACTTTAAAATTAGAGAGTGACTCGGATCTTTCAGAAGAAACGGATCTTATGGAAGAAATTCCTGAAAAGCCTGATTATACTAAGGACCTGGAGATCGCTTATAAAAAGAGAGCGGATTATCTAAACGCAGTCAGAGAAAAAGAGATCGCTGAACTAATGTTAAAGAACGCAAAAAGTGATCAGCTTCCTGCTCTTACACTTTCCGGCTCCGCTTCTTCTCAGGCTCAGACAATCACAAGCCCTGATAAAAATTTTACAGACGCAACTGACGGCGTTCAGTCTGCACGTTACAAAGACTTCAACGGAAAAGTAAGTTTCTCTTATCCACTATTCGATAAGGGAGTTGCTGCTGGAAGAAGAGACTCCGAGATCGGAGTTCGCCAGGCTACTCTAAAAGAGAACGAAGTTAAGAATGAAGTGAGAGACGATCTAAGAGGAAGGATCGATTCTTTAGAAGCTAGTTATAAAATTTATAAAAACTCAATAGTGACCGAAAAAGAGACCCAAAACTATTATAACGGAGTGGTTCGAAGCTTCCAACAAGGAAGAGCGGATGCAGTCGCAGTTAAAAATGCTTTGGATACTTTGGTGAGAGACCAGCTCAGCCTTACTCAAGCAAAAGTGAATTTTAATATAGATCTAATGAGATACTATATCGCAAAAAATATGCTTTTGGAAAGATTCGATCTGGATGCTGAAAAGCTGATTCCGCATTTGGATTAA
- a CDS encoding FmdB family zinc ribbon protein, with the protein MPTYDYRCKACGQTFEHFQSMKDDPITTCLLCGKTGEVDRLISSAGIIFKGSGFYVTDNKSSSKSSESTGSSGSSSN; encoded by the coding sequence GTGCCTACTTACGATTATAGATGCAAGGCTTGCGGACAAACTTTCGAACATTTTCAATCCATGAAGGACGACCCGATTACTACCTGTCTTCTATGCGGTAAAACCGGAGAAGTAGATAGATTGATCTCCAGTGCAGGGATCATCTTCAAAGGATCCGGATTTTATGTAACGGATAATAAATCCTCTTCCAAAAGTTCCGAATCCACCGGTTCCTCCGGTTCTTCTTCCAACTAA
- a CDS encoding LpxI family protein, which translates to MGRLGILAGGGNLPQIGMREALASGEDPFFLSIAESDFTPGNYPDRVIPIRIVKIGGLLKACKANQIDRLLLLGKVKKEIIFKSLNFDLKALALLARMVNRHDYSIFKTVAEDFEKQGIHIISQKTYLRSLLLPEGRYTKRALDKKQIEDVIFGMEYAEKIAHLDIGQAVVVVDKSVLAVEAVEGTDQAIKRGGSFAKKRKAVVCKSSKPSQDPRFDLPTVGIETLKVMSENNCDILAVREGETIIVNPSEFINLAEKLKIHILSIGRGNVSKINSTQKKLPKA; encoded by the coding sequence TTGGGACGTTTAGGAATATTAGCGGGAGGAGGAAATCTTCCTCAGATAGGAATGAGAGAGGCTCTGGCTTCCGGAGAAGACCCGTTCTTTCTCTCCATAGCCGAGTCTGATTTTACTCCGGGAAATTATCCGGACAGAGTGATCCCGATACGTATCGTAAAGATCGGCGGTTTATTAAAAGCATGCAAAGCCAATCAGATAGATAGACTTCTTCTATTAGGAAAAGTTAAAAAAGAGATCATCTTTAAAAGCCTGAACTTCGATCTAAAAGCGCTCGCTTTACTTGCAAGAATGGTGAACCGTCACGATTATTCTATCTTCAAAACGGTAGCGGAAGATTTCGAAAAACAAGGAATTCATATCATTTCCCAAAAAACCTATCTGAGATCTCTACTACTTCCGGAAGGACGTTATACTAAAAGAGCCTTGGACAAAAAACAGATAGAGGACGTGATCTTCGGAATGGAATATGCGGAGAAGATCGCCCACCTGGATATAGGCCAAGCAGTAGTAGTAGTAGATAAATCGGTATTAGCGGTAGAAGCAGTAGAAGGAACGGACCAGGCCATTAAAAGAGGCGGAAGTTTTGCCAAAAAAAGAAAGGCAGTAGTCTGCAAAAGTTCCAAACCAAGCCAAGACCCAAGATTCGACCTGCCTACAGTCGGAATAGAAACCTTAAAAGTAATGAGCGAAAATAACTGCGATATACTCGCCGTTCGAGAAGGAGAGACAATAATTGTAAATCCTTCCGAATTTATTAACCTTGCAGAAAAATTGAAAATCCATATCTTGAGCATCGGCCGTGGCAACGTCTCGAAAATTAACTCTACCCAAAAAAAGCTCCCTAAAGCCTAA
- the lpxB gene encoding lipid-A-disaccharide synthase, translating to MILAGEHSGDLLGAEVLKELKKHDPDLTFFGIGGPRMLEEGFDSIENMEELSVIGFTAVLFKYKFLKALMDRLVEEAVARSCTHAILVDYPGFNLRLAARLKELGIKVIFYVSPQLWAWNFGRIYKIKETIDLMLVLFPFEKKIYDDYGVRSVFVGHPIAQRIKEKIRKESPIPVDEKQLAHLQTITLMPGSRSGEIHRMLDTLLRSASLIHQEAEAEKKHVRFLIPNINLKEEEFIQTKIKETEESNPGIKIEYLFDRSLRCIEASDIVLVTSGTATLEVVYFEKPMVILYKVSLLSYFISALLIRTPFIGLVNILSGRETVKELIQAECTPEETVRETMAILKNKKYRNQMIEEIRSVKESLGEEHSSKNASRAILQFLKEKPASV from the coding sequence ATGATATTAGCCGGAGAACATTCCGGCGATCTACTAGGCGCAGAAGTATTAAAAGAACTTAAAAAACATGATCCGGACCTAACATTTTTCGGAATAGGCGGCCCAAGAATGTTGGAAGAAGGTTTTGATTCCATCGAAAACATGGAAGAACTTTCCGTAATCGGTTTCACTGCAGTCTTATTCAAATACAAATTCCTAAAAGCACTCATGGATCGATTGGTAGAAGAAGCCGTGGCGCGTTCTTGCACACATGCCATCCTAGTAGATTATCCCGGTTTCAATCTAAGGCTTGCAGCCAGACTCAAAGAATTAGGGATCAAAGTGATCTTCTATGTTTCTCCTCAACTTTGGGCCTGGAATTTCGGAAGGATCTATAAGATCAAAGAAACTATAGATCTGATGTTAGTATTATTTCCATTTGAGAAGAAGATTTATGACGATTACGGAGTTCGATCCGTATTTGTAGGACATCCAATCGCTCAAAGGATTAAGGAGAAGATCCGAAAAGAATCCCCTATTCCCGTGGATGAAAAACAACTGGCTCACTTGCAGACAATCACTCTTATGCCAGGCTCCCGCTCAGGTGAAATACATAGAATGTTGGATACTTTACTCCGATCCGCTTCACTCATTCACCAGGAAGCCGAAGCAGAAAAAAAACATGTGCGCTTCCTGATCCCAAACATCAACCTAAAAGAAGAAGAGTTCATCCAAACTAAAATTAAAGAAACGGAAGAATCCAACCCTGGTATCAAGATAGAATATTTATTCGATCGTTCTTTAAGATGTATAGAAGCTTCCGATATCGTTTTAGTCACTTCCGGAACTGCTACATTAGAAGTTGTATATTTCGAAAAACCGATGGTGATCCTCTACAAGGTCAGCTTACTCAGTTATTTTATCTCTGCACTTCTAATCCGCACACCTTTTATAGGACTCGTCAATATCCTAAGCGGAAGAGAAACGGTGAAGGAACTCATCCAAGCAGAATGTACTCCGGAAGAAACCGTAAGAGAAACGATGGCTATCCTGAAAAATAAAAAGTACAGGAACCAAATGATAGAAGAGATCCGGTCTGTAAAAGAGTCTCTGGGCGAAGAGCATAGTTCTAAAAACGCAAGCAGGGCGATTTTACAGTTTTTGAAAGAGAAACCTGCTAGCGTGTAG
- a CDS encoding LIC_12586 family protein, protein MSVGSGRGITEISGKPSTEGNLGENQPGSPTVIHLKILIPKNPFIKKDSVTFRVAVPTKLHRFVSSSFQKIQTITEKPSFRKISIALIVIFLLLAAAKESAEWYFVRRVLDLRGVKELTRGFINEELDRAVTLGVVEYEFPNHVFIEDLKISSDEDFASQRMIFKANKIELLLRGLWKGQPSVRAIRVRNAQLSIDLEDKISGEILSYIHKINIPEIRLEDTTVTVYKGGKVLLENVKGIDFNIRKEDTKINVQISDSLFPIPGFRYVSGKFSTDIGSKNMNLEILFKNAKAENSGGLYSEFSQFYPKKGKISGHAILESDETNLKVQGKTEFSNVKGIVLQELPLQSEVWEWKDIDLEHEWTRDQKGDVFTEEHKIFSGEDKLTLLKSKNEKGLKSWDLSLTVQDLDDIRNFLPVSSDLKTLGGSLDLHWKGAETGYYGDWMKSEAKFSLQDFVWKDPYLDLEIKDGELGWNPAGVLEAKLKGKQFGLPWSANLKGKTGYRKGVKGDGTSYFPLQGEYNLELETDSIVLSNFFPLYRSVRQWIREDIHTRMEKLIPEINFTRTPIYKYFLENPTGSLKLTSKEVKWALGLPSMGKLDVGLKFAPSQSRLDASITGSGTAKLNSYFTYGTDNPYFGIDFETINLAWGVPSFSFCGGDLIPESLDSDGNIRFNGNNFLDIHDRMYVTIDKVKLSNTIWKGKGDFPVPVPAKFEMGFDYWNPGTPPKRNVYWKGGNVSATANSYIDSDSVKYFVTGNTYSLSSESNSAVPISAFAFKIKENSAGCVKE, encoded by the coding sequence ATGTCAGTTGGTTCTGGAAGAGGGATTACAGAAATTTCCGGAAAGCCTAGTACTGAAGGAAACCTCGGAGAAAATCAGCCAGGTTCTCCAACGGTAATTCACCTCAAAATTTTAATCCCGAAAAATCCATTCATTAAGAAAGACAGCGTCACATTCAGGGTCGCTGTCCCTACTAAACTGCATCGATTCGTATCTTCTTCTTTTCAAAAGATACAAACAATCACTGAAAAACCCTCCTTTAGAAAGATCTCCATTGCACTAATAGTGATCTTCCTTCTTCTTGCTGCGGCGAAAGAAAGTGCAGAATGGTACTTCGTGAGAAGAGTTCTGGATTTACGAGGGGTGAAGGAACTCACTCGCGGATTCATCAATGAAGAATTGGACAGGGCAGTCACTCTGGGAGTTGTAGAATACGAATTCCCGAACCATGTATTTATAGAAGATCTGAAAATTTCAAGCGATGAGGACTTTGCTTCTCAGAGAATGATCTTCAAAGCAAATAAAATCGAATTATTATTAAGAGGTCTTTGGAAAGGCCAACCATCGGTCCGAGCGATCCGAGTGCGCAATGCTCAATTGAGTATCGATCTGGAAGACAAGATCTCCGGTGAAATTCTTTCCTATATCCATAAGATCAATATTCCTGAGATCAGATTAGAAGATACAACAGTTACCGTATATAAGGGTGGCAAGGTCCTTTTAGAGAATGTGAAGGGAATCGATTTTAATATCCGAAAAGAGGATACTAAGATCAATGTTCAAATTTCCGATTCTTTATTTCCAATTCCCGGATTTAGATATGTGAGCGGAAAATTCAGCACTGATATCGGAAGTAAGAATATGAATCTGGAAATTCTGTTTAAGAATGCAAAAGCAGAAAATTCCGGAGGTTTATACTCGGAATTCTCCCAATTTTATCCTAAGAAGGGAAAAATTTCAGGTCATGCTATTTTAGAATCTGATGAGACTAATCTAAAGGTCCAAGGTAAAACAGAATTTTCTAATGTAAAAGGTATTGTTTTACAGGAACTTCCTTTACAGAGCGAAGTTTGGGAATGGAAAGATATAGATCTGGAACATGAATGGACTCGCGATCAAAAGGGAGATGTATTCACGGAAGAACATAAGATTTTCTCCGGAGAAGATAAACTCACTCTTCTAAAATCTAAAAATGAGAAGGGACTGAAGTCCTGGGATTTGAGCCTTACCGTCCAGGACTTGGATGATATTCGAAATTTTCTGCCTGTTTCTTCCGATCTAAAAACTCTTGGTGGAAGTCTGGACCTGCATTGGAAGGGAGCCGAAACCGGATATTACGGAGACTGGATGAAGTCAGAGGCCAAATTTTCTCTCCAAGATTTTGTATGGAAGGATCCTTATTTGGATCTGGAGATCAAAGACGGGGAACTGGGCTGGAATCCTGCCGGAGTTTTAGAAGCTAAACTCAAAGGAAAACAATTCGGTCTTCCTTGGTCGGCAAATCTAAAAGGTAAAACAGGATATAGAAAGGGAGTGAAGGGCGATGGGACCTCCTACTTTCCTTTGCAGGGAGAATATAATCTGGAGTTAGAGACTGACTCGATCGTTCTTTCTAATTTTTTTCCTTTATATAGATCCGTTCGCCAATGGATCAGAGAAGATATCCATACCAGAATGGAAAAGCTTATCCCTGAAATTAATTTTACTAGAACTCCAATCTATAAGTATTTTTTAGAAAATCCTACAGGTAGTCTCAAACTAACTTCTAAGGAAGTGAAATGGGCTCTTGGTCTTCCTAGTATGGGCAAGCTGGATGTTGGTTTGAAATTTGCACCTTCTCAATCTAGATTGGATGCAAGTATTACAGGTTCCGGAACCGCTAAATTGAATTCTTATTTTACCTATGGCACTGATAATCCTTATTTCGGTATAGATTTCGAGACCATCAATTTGGCCTGGGGAGTTCCAAGCTTTTCTTTCTGCGGTGGAGATTTGATCCCAGAAAGTTTGGATTCGGACGGTAATATCAGATTTAACGGAAATAATTTCCTAGACATTCATGATAGAATGTATGTCACCATAGACAAGGTGAAACTTTCGAATACGATCTGGAAAGGAAAGGGGGATTTTCCTGTTCCGGTGCCTGCTAAATTCGAGATGGGATTTGATTATTGGAATCCGGGAACTCCGCCCAAAAGAAATGTTTATTGGAAAGGTGGAAACGTAAGTGCCACTGCGAATTCTTATATTGATTCTGATTCAGTGAAATATTTTGTAACCGGGAATACTTATTCACTTTCCAGTGAATCTAATTCTGCGGTTCCGATCTCCGCATTTGCGTTTAAGATCAAAGAGAATAGCGCCGGTTGTGTGAAGGAGTAG
- a CDS encoding tetratricopeptide repeat protein: MSKYLTILFIGAQFLLYCASTQKEGAVSANLETQVRAEIKGIDQQLSDLHPEDKRRSELLLQKSKLLLKIESFKEASLVLREVQNSKDGRNLQHLDHYLGSAYLGINDYDNAIVHFRKSDNVDRDFESVTRKKMWAKAYFEDEKYGQALGILGRASREKNFEKDLFYYETVVVSFYRIKEYKRCQLVLEEGLQKFPESLVLKETSEKISQVLQR, translated from the coding sequence ATGAGTAAATATCTGACAATATTGTTTATCGGAGCTCAATTCCTCCTCTACTGTGCAAGTACACAAAAAGAAGGGGCGGTTTCCGCCAATTTAGAGACTCAGGTCCGAGCGGAAATCAAGGGAATAGACCAGCAACTTAGCGATCTACACCCTGAAGACAAAAGACGTTCCGAGCTACTCCTCCAAAAATCCAAACTTTTACTAAAAATCGAATCTTTCAAAGAAGCTTCCCTCGTACTGAGAGAAGTGCAAAATTCCAAAGACGGTCGTAATCTTCAACATTTGGACCATTATTTAGGTTCTGCTTACCTTGGGATCAACGACTATGATAATGCTATCGTTCATTTCCGTAAGTCGGACAATGTAGATCGCGATTTTGAGTCCGTTACCCGTAAAAAAATGTGGGCAAAAGCGTATTTCGAAGATGAGAAATACGGCCAGGCTCTTGGGATTTTAGGCAGAGCTTCCAGAGAGAAAAACTTCGAAAAAGATCTATTCTACTATGAGACCGTAGTAGTCAGCTTCTACAGAATTAAGGAATACAAAAGATGTCAGTTGGTTCTGGAAGAGGGATTACAGAAATTTCCGGAAAGCCTAGTACTGAAGGAAACCTCGGAGAAAATCAGCCAGGTTCTCCAACGGTAA